Proteins from one Camelina sativa cultivar DH55 chromosome 8, Cs, whole genome shotgun sequence genomic window:
- the LOC104707773 gene encoding U1 small nuclear ribonucleoprotein C gives MPRYYCDYCDTYLTHDSPSVRKQHNAGYKHKANVRIYYQQFEEQQTQSLIDQRIKEHLIHGQAGGYPPQVGAVFNQHMLARPRPPMMLPPGSMPMGMRPPVLPRPMMPGQGYMPPPGVPQMMAPPGAPLPPPPQNGILRPPGMAPLPGQGGGPPPNYNGPPPPPPPYHTNPAAAPSGSFNNPNPGAESPESNE, from the exons ATGCCGAG GTATTACTGTGATTACTGCGATACTTATCTCACTCACGATTCT CCATCAGTGAGGAAGCAGCACAATGCTGGTTACAAACACAAG GCGAATGTGAGAATATACTATCAGCAATTCGAGGAACAACAGACCCAAAGTTTGATTGATCAGAGAATTAAGGAACATCTTATTCATGGCCAAGCTGGAGGATATCCCCCACAGGTTGGTGCTGTGTTTAATCAGCATATGCTCGCTAGACCTCGCCCTCCAATGATGCTACCACCTGGAAGTATGCCTATGGGTATGCGACCTCCTGTTCTCCCTAGACCAATGATGCCTGGTCAAG GTTACATGCCGCCTCCAGGAGTACCACAGATGATGGCACCGCCTGGTGCTCCTCTACCTCCACCTCCACAAAACGGTATTCTGAGGCCACCAGGAATGGCTCCCTTACCAGGTCAAGGTGGCGGACCACCTCCTAATTATAATggaccaccaccacctcctcctccttatcATACAAATCCAGCTGCCGCACCAAGTGGTAGCTTCAACAATCCAAACCCCGGTGCTGAATCTCCTGAAAGCAATGAGTAG
- the LOC104707775 gene encoding mitochondrial substrate carrier family protein ucpB-like isoform X1: protein MIGDVSPPVASIPVVEGKEESKKHQNLLPPFSKVFSHFGTSGVSVALATGVTHPLDVLKVRLQMQHVGQRGHLIGMAGTFLQLIKNEGARSLYLGLTPALTRSVLYGGLRLGLYEPTKISFDWAFGSTNVFVKIASGAFAGAFSTALTNPVEVVKVRLQMNPNAVPISEVREIVSKEGIGALWKGVGPAMVRAAALTASQLATYDEAKRILVKQSSLTEGFHLHLCSSVVAGVVSTLITAPMDMIKTRLMLQQGSESTRIYRNGFHCGYKVVRKEGPLALYKGGFAIFARLGPQTMITFILCEKLRSLAGLHTM from the exons atgatCGGAGATGTCTCCCCGCCGGTAGCTTCAATCCCAG TTGTCGAAGGGAAGGAAGAATCGAAGAAGCATCAGAATCTGCTTCCGCCGTTTTCGAAGGTTTTTTCTCATTTTGGCACAAGCGGAGTCTCCGTCGCGTTAGCCACAGGCGTGACTCATCCTCTCG ATGTACTGAAAGTAAGATTGCAGATGCAGCATGTTGGCCAAAGAGGTCATTTAATTGGAATG GCTGGAACCTTTCTTCAACTAATAAAGAATGAAGGGGCTAGGTCGTTATACTTGGGTTTGACTCCTGCTCTCACTAGATCAGTGCTTTACGGAGGTCTCAGGTTGGGATTATATGAACCCACTAAGATTTCTTTCGATTGGGCATTTGGGTCTACCAATGTCTTTGTCAAGATAGCATCAGGCGCATTCGCTGGGGCATTTTCTACAGCTTTAACCAACCCTGTTGAAGTTGTGAAG GTTAGGTTGCAGATGAATCCGAACGCAGTTCCCATTTCAGAAGTGCGGGAAATAGTCTCTAAAGAAGGCATAGGAGCTTTATGGAAAGGAGTTGGTCCTGCCATGGTCAGAGCTGCAGCACTAACTGCCTCACAACTTGCAACATATGATGAAGCCAAACGG ATTCTGGTTAAACAAAGTTCTTTAACAGAAGGGTTTCATCTTCATTTGTG CTCAAGTGTGGTTGCAGGTGTAGTAAGCACTCTGATAACCGCGCCCATGGACATGATCAAAACCCGCTTGATGTTGCAGCAAGGTTCCGAAAGCACCAGAATCTACAGAAACGGGTTTCATTGCGGTTATAAG GTCGTTCGCAAAGAAGGACCTTTAGCACTTTACAAAGG AGGCTTTGCGATTTTCGCACGCCTAGGGCCACAAACAATGATCACGTTCATACTATGCGAGAAGCTAAGATCACTAGCTGGACTTCACACAATGTAG
- the LOC104707775 gene encoding mitochondrial substrate carrier family protein ucpB-like isoform X3, with product MIGDVSPPVASIPVVEGKEESKKHQNLLPPFSKVFSHFGTSGVSVALATGVTHPLDVLKVRLQMQHVGQRGHLIGMAGTFLQLIKNEGARSLYLGLTPALTRSVLYGGLRLGLYEPTKISFDWAFGSTNVFVKIASGAFAGAFSTALTNPVEVVKVRLQMNPNAVPISEVREIVSKEGIGALWKGVGPAMVRAAALTASQLATYDEAKRILVKQSSLTEGFHLHLCT from the exons atgatCGGAGATGTCTCCCCGCCGGTAGCTTCAATCCCAG TTGTCGAAGGGAAGGAAGAATCGAAGAAGCATCAGAATCTGCTTCCGCCGTTTTCGAAGGTTTTTTCTCATTTTGGCACAAGCGGAGTCTCCGTCGCGTTAGCCACAGGCGTGACTCATCCTCTCG ATGTACTGAAAGTAAGATTGCAGATGCAGCATGTTGGCCAAAGAGGTCATTTAATTGGAATG GCTGGAACCTTTCTTCAACTAATAAAGAATGAAGGGGCTAGGTCGTTATACTTGGGTTTGACTCCTGCTCTCACTAGATCAGTGCTTTACGGAGGTCTCAGGTTGGGATTATATGAACCCACTAAGATTTCTTTCGATTGGGCATTTGGGTCTACCAATGTCTTTGTCAAGATAGCATCAGGCGCATTCGCTGGGGCATTTTCTACAGCTTTAACCAACCCTGTTGAAGTTGTGAAG GTTAGGTTGCAGATGAATCCGAACGCAGTTCCCATTTCAGAAGTGCGGGAAATAGTCTCTAAAGAAGGCATAGGAGCTTTATGGAAAGGAGTTGGTCCTGCCATGGTCAGAGCTGCAGCACTAACTGCCTCACAACTTGCAACATATGATGAAGCCAAACGG ATTCTGGTTAAACAAAGTTCTTTAACAGAAGGGTTTCATCTTCATTTGTG CACTTGA
- the LOC104707775 gene encoding mitochondrial substrate carrier family protein ucpB-like isoform X2: protein MIGDVSPPVASIPVVEGKEESKKHQNLLPPFSKVFSHFGTSGVSVALATGVTHPLDVLKVRLQMQHVGQRGHLIGMAGTFLQLIKNEGARSLYLGLTPALTRSVLYGGLRLGLYEPTKISFDWAFGSTNVFVKIASGAFAGAFSTALTNPVEVVKVRLQMNPNAVPISEVREIVSKEGIGALWKGVGPAMVRAAALTASQLATYDEAKRILVKQSSLTEGFHLHLWCSKHSDNRAHGHDQNPLDVAARFRKHQNLQKRVSLRL, encoded by the exons atgatCGGAGATGTCTCCCCGCCGGTAGCTTCAATCCCAG TTGTCGAAGGGAAGGAAGAATCGAAGAAGCATCAGAATCTGCTTCCGCCGTTTTCGAAGGTTTTTTCTCATTTTGGCACAAGCGGAGTCTCCGTCGCGTTAGCCACAGGCGTGACTCATCCTCTCG ATGTACTGAAAGTAAGATTGCAGATGCAGCATGTTGGCCAAAGAGGTCATTTAATTGGAATG GCTGGAACCTTTCTTCAACTAATAAAGAATGAAGGGGCTAGGTCGTTATACTTGGGTTTGACTCCTGCTCTCACTAGATCAGTGCTTTACGGAGGTCTCAGGTTGGGATTATATGAACCCACTAAGATTTCTTTCGATTGGGCATTTGGGTCTACCAATGTCTTTGTCAAGATAGCATCAGGCGCATTCGCTGGGGCATTTTCTACAGCTTTAACCAACCCTGTTGAAGTTGTGAAG GTTAGGTTGCAGATGAATCCGAACGCAGTTCCCATTTCAGAAGTGCGGGAAATAGTCTCTAAAGAAGGCATAGGAGCTTTATGGAAAGGAGTTGGTCCTGCCATGGTCAGAGCTGCAGCACTAACTGCCTCACAACTTGCAACATATGATGAAGCCAAACGG ATTCTGGTTAAACAAAGTTCTTTAACAGAAGGGTTTCATCTTCATTTGTG GTGTAGTAAGCACTCTGATAACCGCGCCCATGGACATGATCAAAACCCGCTTGATGTTGCAGCAAGGTTCCGAAAGCACCAGAATCTACAGAAACGGGTTTCATTGCGGTTATAA
- the LOC104707776 gene encoding RNA-binding protein BRN1-like isoform X1 yields the protein MAEAKEENRGEEEESVKLFVGQIPKHMSESQLLTLFQEFAVVDEVNIIKDKITRASRGCCFLLCPSRDEADKLVNACHNKKTLPGASSLLQVKYADGELERLEHKLFVGMLPKNVSEAEVQSLFSKYGTIRDLQILRGAQQTSKGCAFLKYETKEQAVSAMESINGKHKMEGSTVPLVVKWADTERERHTRRLQKAQSHIARLGNGDPTNPSLFGALPMGYVPPYNGYGYHQPPGTYGYMLPPIQNQAAFPNNNALQGTSPDSVPPRLARRNFPMPPANYMGSGYPAVRAHPFPLAYPRGIVSPRPLGSSPGSILPGIGNTGMSTTPLGIGLSSVVQAEGPEGANLFIYNIPREFGDHELAAAFQPFGIVLSAKVFVDKATGVSKCFGFVSYDSQAAAQNAINMMNGRHLGGKKLKVQLKRDNNNGQQSSNPSLNS from the exons ATGGCGGAAGCGAAAGAGGAGAAtagaggggaagaagaagagagcgtAAAGCTTTTCGTCGGACAAATACCGAAACATATGTCGGAATCTCAGCTCTTAACATTGTTTCAAGAGTTCGCTGTCGTTGACGAGGTCAATATCATCAAGGATAAGATCACACGCGCCTCTCgag GATGTTGTTTTTTGCTATGTCCATCGAGAGATGAAGCAGATAAGTTGGTCAATGCTTGCCATAACAAGAAGACATTGCCTGgg GCATCTAGTCTATTGCAAGTAAAGTATGCAGATGGCGAATTGGAAAGGCTAG AACATAAGCTTTTTGTTGGTATGCTTCCAAAGAATGTCTCTGAAGCTGAAGTTCAATCTTTATTCTCCAAGTATGGGACCATAAGGGATCTACAGATTTTAAGAGGTGCTCAACAAACAAGCAAAG gcTGTGCTTTTCTTAAGTATGAGACTAAAGAACAAGCTGTTTCTGCCATGGAATCCATCAACGGAAAACATAAAATGGAG GGTTCGACTGTTCCTTTAGTTGTCAAATGGGCAGACACAGAACGAGAAAGACACACAAGAAGACTTCAAAAGGCTCAATCTCACATCGCTCGACTAGGGAATGGTGATCCAACAAATCCCTCATTGTTTGGAGCCTTACCAATGGGTTATGTTCCACCATATAATGGATATGGTTATCAT CAGCCTCCTGGAACTTATGGTTACATGCTACCACCAATTCAGAACCAAGCTGCATTTCCCAATAACAACGCATTGCAAGGAACATCACCTGACTCCGTGCCACCTCGTCTGGCACGTAGAAACTTTCCTATGCCTCCTGCAAACTACATGGGATCTGGTTATCCTGCTGTACGAGCTCATCCTTTTCCATTGGCTTATCCCAGAGGAATTGTTAGTCCTCGCCCTCTAGGTAGCTCCCCTGGATCTATATTACCTGGCATTGGCAACACTGGCATGTCAACAACACCTTTAGGCATTGGTTTGAGTTCCGTGGTTCAAGCCGAAG gCCCCGAAGGTGCGAATCTGTTTATCTATAACATACCTCGGGAATTTGGTGATCACGAACTCGCGGCTGCATTTCAACCTTTCGGTATTGTTCTGAGCGCCAAGGTTTTTGTAGACAAAGCCACTGGTGTAAGCAAATGTTTCG GTTTTGTTAGTTACGACTCACAAGCAGCCGCTCAGAACGCTATTAACATGATGAATGGTCGTCATTTAGGCGGTAAGAAATTGAAAGTCCAGCTTAAGAGAGACAATAACAATGGCCAGCAGAGTAGTAATCCTTCCTTGAACTCCTAA
- the LOC104707776 gene encoding RNA-binding protein BRN1-like isoform X2 translates to MAEAKEENRGEEEESVKLFVGQIPKHMSESQLLTLFQEFAVVDEVNIIKDKITRASRGCCFLLCPSRDEADKLVNACHNKKTLPGASSLLQVKYADGELERLEHKLFVGMLPKNVSEAEVQSLFSKYGTIRDLQILRGAQQTSKGCAFLKYETKEQAVSAMESINGKHKMEGSTVPLVVKWADTERERHTRRLQKAQSHIARLGNGDPTNPSLFGALPMGYVPPYNGYGYHPPGTYGYMLPPIQNQAAFPNNNALQGTSPDSVPPRLARRNFPMPPANYMGSGYPAVRAHPFPLAYPRGIVSPRPLGSSPGSILPGIGNTGMSTTPLGIGLSSVVQAEGPEGANLFIYNIPREFGDHELAAAFQPFGIVLSAKVFVDKATGVSKCFGFVSYDSQAAAQNAINMMNGRHLGGKKLKVQLKRDNNNGQQSSNPSLNS, encoded by the exons ATGGCGGAAGCGAAAGAGGAGAAtagaggggaagaagaagagagcgtAAAGCTTTTCGTCGGACAAATACCGAAACATATGTCGGAATCTCAGCTCTTAACATTGTTTCAAGAGTTCGCTGTCGTTGACGAGGTCAATATCATCAAGGATAAGATCACACGCGCCTCTCgag GATGTTGTTTTTTGCTATGTCCATCGAGAGATGAAGCAGATAAGTTGGTCAATGCTTGCCATAACAAGAAGACATTGCCTGgg GCATCTAGTCTATTGCAAGTAAAGTATGCAGATGGCGAATTGGAAAGGCTAG AACATAAGCTTTTTGTTGGTATGCTTCCAAAGAATGTCTCTGAAGCTGAAGTTCAATCTTTATTCTCCAAGTATGGGACCATAAGGGATCTACAGATTTTAAGAGGTGCTCAACAAACAAGCAAAG gcTGTGCTTTTCTTAAGTATGAGACTAAAGAACAAGCTGTTTCTGCCATGGAATCCATCAACGGAAAACATAAAATGGAG GGTTCGACTGTTCCTTTAGTTGTCAAATGGGCAGACACAGAACGAGAAAGACACACAAGAAGACTTCAAAAGGCTCAATCTCACATCGCTCGACTAGGGAATGGTGATCCAACAAATCCCTCATTGTTTGGAGCCTTACCAATGGGTTATGTTCCACCATATAATGGATATGGTTATCAT CCTCCTGGAACTTATGGTTACATGCTACCACCAATTCAGAACCAAGCTGCATTTCCCAATAACAACGCATTGCAAGGAACATCACCTGACTCCGTGCCACCTCGTCTGGCACGTAGAAACTTTCCTATGCCTCCTGCAAACTACATGGGATCTGGTTATCCTGCTGTACGAGCTCATCCTTTTCCATTGGCTTATCCCAGAGGAATTGTTAGTCCTCGCCCTCTAGGTAGCTCCCCTGGATCTATATTACCTGGCATTGGCAACACTGGCATGTCAACAACACCTTTAGGCATTGGTTTGAGTTCCGTGGTTCAAGCCGAAG gCCCCGAAGGTGCGAATCTGTTTATCTATAACATACCTCGGGAATTTGGTGATCACGAACTCGCGGCTGCATTTCAACCTTTCGGTATTGTTCTGAGCGCCAAGGTTTTTGTAGACAAAGCCACTGGTGTAAGCAAATGTTTCG GTTTTGTTAGTTACGACTCACAAGCAGCCGCTCAGAACGCTATTAACATGATGAATGGTCGTCATTTAGGCGGTAAGAAATTGAAAGTCCAGCTTAAGAGAGACAATAACAATGGCCAGCAGAGTAGTAATCCTTCCTTGAACTCCTAA
- the LOC104707777 gene encoding rho GTPase-activating protein 2: MTGLVMMTKGGGCGGGKGGRRKSIAEVEEEEEEEQNQQQLSLVEFLLTALRKSVVSCRVDNRQDDGGVGGGGISSAVHHMEIGWPTNVRHIAHVTFDRFQGFLGLPHELQVEIPCRVPSASVSVFGVSAESMQCSYDEKGNSVPTILLLMQERLYSQQGLKAEGIFRINPENSQEEQVRDQLNRGVVPDNIDVHCLAGLIKAWFRELPCGVLDGLSPEEVLNCNTEEESVELIKQLQPTESALLNWAVDLMADVVEEEETNKMNARNIAMVFAPNMTQMTDPLTALMHAVQVMNLLKTLITRTLAEREENATGSEGYSPSHSSNSQTDSDSDTAQDMEVSCESQGTDSECGEGEEDQQQEHLNHRSTHEDETEIGSLSSIEKCFLNQLNSNARVSNTSITEDWSPKGSPLVSFTDNKNNTLSSSTSD, translated from the exons ATGACGGGGCTAGTGATGATGACTAAAGGCGGAGGTTGCGGCGGAGGAAAAGGAGGAAGGAGAAAATCGATAGCggaggtggaagaagaagaagaggaagagcagAATCAGCAACAACTGTCTCTCGTTGAGTTTCTCTTAACGGCGCTTCGTAAATCCGTTGTATCTTGCCGTGTTGACAACCGGCAAGACGACGGCGGAGTCGGAGGCGGAGGGATATCGTCCGCCGTTCATCACATGGAGATCGGATGGCCAACAAACGTTCGACACATCGCTCATGTCACCTTCGATCGATTCCAAGGCTTCCTTGGTCTCCCTCACGAGCTTCAAGTTGAGATCCCTTGTCGAGTCCCTAGCGCAAG TGTGAGCGTGTTTGGTGTATCTGCTGAATCGATGCAATGTTCATATGACGAGAAAGGGAACAGTGTCCCAACTATTCTATTACTCATGCAAGAACGGCTTTATTCTCAACAAGGTCTTAAG gcTGAAGGGATCTTTAGGATAAACCCTGAGAATAGTCAAGAGGAGCAAGTAAGAGACCAACTTAACAGAGGTGTTGTTCCTGACAACATTGATGTGCATTGCTTGGCTGGTCTTATTAAAGCTTGGTTTAGAGAGTTACCTTGTGGAGTCCTCGACGGTCTTTCTCCTGAGGAAGTTCTCAATTGCAACACCGAGGAAGAATCTGTTGAACTTATTAAGCAGCTTCAGCCAACTGAGTCTGCTTTGCTCAATTGGGCTGTTGATCTTATGGCTgatgttgttgaagaagaagaaaccaacaaaatgAATGCTAGGAATATAGCCATGGTTTTTGCTCCTAATATGACTCAg ATGACAGATCCATTAACGGCTCTTATGCATGCTGTTCAAGTGATGAACTTGCTCAAGACTCTCATCACAAGAACGCTAGCTGAACGCGAAGAAAATGCAACCGGATCAGAAGGATATTCTCCATCCCACTCATCCAATTCCCAAACTGACTCTGATTCTGACACTGCACAAGACATGGAAGTCAGCTGTGAATCACAAGGCACTGATTCGGAAtgcggagaaggagaagaagaccaGCAACAAGAACATCTCAACCACCGCTCTACACATGAAGATGAAACCGAGATTGGATCACTAAGCTCCATAGAGAAATGCTTCTTGAATCAGCTCAACAGCAATGCTAGAGTTTCAAACACCAGTATCACTGAAGACTGGAGCCCTAAAGGCTCTCCACTAGTATCATTCAcagataacaaaaacaacactTTGAGCTCAAGCACAAGCGACTAA